The proteins below are encoded in one region of Macrobrachium rosenbergii isolate ZJJX-2024 unplaced genomic scaffold, ASM4041242v1 282, whole genome shotgun sequence:
- the LOC136838249 gene encoding histone-lysine N-methyltransferase SETMAR-like yields MTEREEAGVKQGDNNRWHKAFKDGHENVEDEPRSGRLSSSRINENVACVKAVMDTDRQMNIRLIANEVRIPKTVIHRIVTEDVNMRKICAKVVPKNLTEGQKETRLSICQDIVNCLSTEPNMLNRAITGDESWLFLYDPEAERQSWQPVAHSEILLRIPMWYLGREIYGCACTPHVGALFQQNESMD; encoded by the exons ATGACGGAACGGGAAGAAGCGGGAGTGAAGCAAGGCGAcaacaacag ATGGCATAAGGCCTTCAAGGACGGccatgaaaatgttgaagatgaaCCACGATCTGGGCGCCTTTCATCatcaagaataaatgaaaatgttgccTGTGTGAAGGCTGTCATGGACACTGACAGGCAAATGAACATCAGACTCATTGCTAATGAAGTAAGAATACCAAAAACAGTCATCCATCGAATTGTTACAGAGGATGTGAACATGAGGAAGATTTGTGCCAAAGTTGTGCCCAAGAACTTGACTGAGGGACAGAAAGAAACTCGTCTTTCTATTTGCCAGGATATTGTCAATTGTTTGTCTACTGAACCAAACATGTTAAATAGAGCGATTACTGGTGACGAATCATGGTTGTTTTTGTACGATCCTGAGGCAGAACGTCAAAGTT ggCAACCTGTGGCACATAGTGAAATTCTTCTGAGAATACCTATGTGGTACTTAGGAAGAGAAATATATGGGTGTGCTTGTACCCCACATGTTGGGG CACTTTTCCAACAAAATGAAAGTATGGATTAG